One window from the genome of Sulfurimonas crateris encodes:
- a CDS encoding uracil-DNA glycosylase, producing the protein MKRINCRRCEYYFVTWEASRPHGCRAYGFKSPQIPSLLVFQSSGSDCTMFKEKKPAK; encoded by the coding sequence ATGAAAAGAATTAACTGTAGAAGATGTGAATACTATTTTGTTACGTGGGAGGCTTCAAGACCTCACGGATGCAGAGCTTATGGATTTAAATCTCCGCAGATTCCCTCGCTTTTAGTCTTTCAAAGCAGCGGAAGCGATTGTACCATGTTTAAAGAAAAGAAGCCTGCCAAATAA
- a CDS encoding 4Fe-4S dicluster domain-containing protein, whose product MQLGFLVDLHLCMGCKGCEIACKVENEVPLSTWRLRVKYVDVGTFPETKRTFTPLRCNHCENAPCERICPVSALHYLENGIVNIDKERCIGCAGCVMACPYGAIYIDPQTHTADKCTYCAHRVASSMMPACVVACPVQANIFGDLDDPTSNISKYIQVNQGGVQVRKPEKGTNPHHYYVGGGNVTLNPLASERVDGHSLFNNITTLPVGGHH is encoded by the coding sequence ATGCAATTAGGCTTCCTAGTTGATTTACATCTGTGTATGGGATGTAAAGGGTGTGAGATCGCATGTAAAGTGGAGAATGAAGTTCCGCTTAGTACATGGAGACTTCGTGTTAAATATGTGGATGTGGGAACTTTCCCTGAGACGAAAAGAACATTTACACCACTTAGATGTAATCATTGTGAAAATGCACCGTGTGAGAGAATATGCCCGGTGAGTGCGCTTCACTATCTGGAAAACGGTATTGTAAACATTGATAAAGAGCGCTGTATTGGCTGTGCAGGCTGTGTTATGGCTTGTCCTTACGGAGCTATCTATATTGACCCTCAGACCCATACGGCAGATAAGTGTACATATTGTGCGCATAGAGTTGCTTCAAGTATGATGCCTGCCTGTGTCGTTGCATGTCCTGTTCAGGCAAATATTTTTGGAGACCTAGATGATCCGACCTCGAACATCTCTAAGTATATTCAAGTAAATCAAGGCGGAGTTCAAGTTCGTAAACCTGAAAAAGGAACAAATCCTCATCACTACTACGTAGGCGGTGGAAATGTTACTCTTAATCCTCTTGCTTCAGAGAGAGTTGACGGACACTCACTCTTTAACAATATTACAACACTTCCGGTAGGGGGACACCACTAA
- a CDS encoding lysophospholipid acyltransferase family protein, with translation MKIFAHVNWLFATIVIATSLTILILTFHILPKPYSRKLSAWLIRIGIFFTVEVQGKEDPDAQMFLVNHQSDLDIVVIETITSRDIAWVAKKELFDLPFFGLIMRMAQDIAVERESKTSLIKLLKDAKRVLKTNRLITMFPEGTRSTKDTMLPFKAGAKIVADTYKLRVQPVVLMQTSKYYNVKNFYYRPGRIKAIYMESFVADKSDENWLKDLRVKMQKVYDDELANNPSHR, from the coding sequence ATGAAGATATTTGCTCACGTTAACTGGCTTTTTGCCACTATTGTAATTGCCACCTCTCTTACTATTTTGATACTTACATTTCATATTCTGCCAAAGCCATACAGCAGAAAACTATCTGCCTGGCTTATTAGAATAGGCATATTTTTCACAGTTGAAGTTCAAGGCAAAGAGGATCCTGATGCTCAGATGTTTTTAGTAAATCACCAAAGTGATTTAGATATTGTAGTAATAGAGACAATTACATCAAGAGATATTGCATGGGTCGCAAAAAAAGAGCTTTTTGATCTTCCTTTCTTTGGTTTGATTATGAGAATGGCACAAGATATAGCGGTTGAGCGAGAGAGCAAAACATCCCTTATAAAACTTCTAAAAGATGCAAAGCGCGTTCTTAAGACGAACAGGCTTATAACAATGTTTCCTGAGGGAACACGCTCTACAAAAGATACAATGCTGCCATTTAAAGCGGGAGCAAAAATTGTAGCAGACACTTACAAACTTCGTGTTCAGCCCGTGGTTTTAATGCAGACATCAAAATACTATAATGTAAAAAATTTCTACTATAGACCGGGGCGTATAAAAGCGATATATATGGAGTCGTTTGTGGCAGACAAAAGTGATGAGAACTGGCTAAAGGATCTGAGAGTAAAAATGCAAAAGGTGTATGACGATGAGTTGGCAAACAATCCTAGCCATAGGTAG
- the purC gene encoding phosphoribosylaminoimidazolesuccinocarboxamide synthase, with protein MQKRELLYEGKAKKLFTTDDENLLISEFKDDLTAFNGEKKSSEAGKGALNNKISTELFKLLEAEGIQTHFVKMLDENHMLHKRTEVILIEVIVRNIATGSLSRNLGIKDGTVLPFTLVEFDYKNDALGDPKLNDQHALILGLVDFQDELDKLRRMARQINDILKPYFAEKGLNLVDFKLEFGKDSSGNIILIDEISPDNCRFWDITSGEKMDKDRFRQGLGGLTVAYEQVLNRILGK; from the coding sequence ATGCAAAAGAGAGAACTGCTTTACGAGGGAAAAGCAAAAAAATTGTTTACTACTGATGATGAAAATCTTCTTATCTCAGAGTTTAAAGATGACTTGACTGCGTTTAACGGAGAGAAAAAATCCAGCGAAGCTGGAAAAGGTGCTCTTAACAACAAGATCTCTACGGAACTCTTCAAGCTTTTAGAGGCAGAGGGAATACAGACACACTTTGTAAAGATGCTTGATGAGAATCACATGCTTCACAAAAGAACAGAGGTTATTCTTATAGAAGTTATCGTTCGCAATATCGCAACAGGTAGTCTAAGCCGTAATCTCGGCATCAAAGACGGAACTGTTCTGCCGTTTACATTAGTTGAGTTCGACTATAAAAACGACGCTTTGGGTGACCCTAAGCTAAATGACCAGCATGCGCTAATCCTTGGTTTAGTTGACTTTCAAGACGAGCTTGACAAACTTCGCCGTATGGCAAGACAGATAAATGATATTCTTAAGCCTTACTTTGCAGAAAAAGGTCTTAATCTAGTGGACTTTAAACTAGAGTTTGGAAAAGACAGCAGCGGAAATATCATCCTTATAGATGAGATAAGCCCTGATAACTGCCGTTTTTGGGATATAACAAGCGGTGAGAAGATGGATAAAGACAGATTCCGTCAAGGTCTAGGCGGACTGACAGTTGCGTATGAGCAAGTTTTAAACAGAATTTTGGGGAAATAA
- the crcB gene encoding fluoride efflux transporter CrcB, with the protein MSWQTILAIGSGGFIGAVLRAYLNGLISHRVPHELPYGTLGVNLIGSFIMGVLIAYFMYTTVFSLHAKSFLSTGILGALTTYSTFAIETLLLINGGHLALAAANMGLNAFGSVFAAGGGFYIVKYLLKA; encoded by the coding sequence ATGAGTTGGCAAACAATCCTAGCCATAGGTAGCGGCGGCTTTATCGGAGCCGTTCTTAGAGCCTACCTAAATGGTCTTATATCTCACAGAGTCCCTCATGAACTCCCTTACGGAACACTTGGCGTAAACCTCATAGGAAGCTTTATTATGGGAGTGCTTATCGCATACTTTATGTACACTACCGTTTTTTCCCTACATGCAAAATCGTTTCTCTCCACGGGGATATTGGGTGCGCTTACAACCTACTCGACTTTTGCCATAGAGACTCTTCTGCTGATAAACGGAGGGCATTTGGCTCTTGCAGCGGCAAATATGGGTCTTAACGCTTTTGGCTCGGTCTTTGCAGCAGGCGGAGGTTTTTATATAGTAAAGTATCTTCTTAAAGCATAA
- a CDS encoding dUTP diphosphatase has product MDKILLMLQLQASLNEATNGDKWSDGITKNGKVINWRRCIYMECAEMIDSFTWKHWKNIDQEADWDNLQVEVVDVWHFVMSLAIENYSQTLRGQVEDLAINISESKSFKKIDTKEELFAKQDDTIEKIESIMIDTLSRGPLDLEKLISDFFDLVVMSGLNLESLYNLYVGKNILNQFRQDNGYKDGSYIKVWAGEEDNVIMKRILEQNSDIKPDELYKELTKLYLALNKS; this is encoded by the coding sequence ATGGATAAAATACTTTTAATGCTGCAGCTGCAAGCATCTCTAAATGAGGCGACAAACGGCGATAAATGGAGTGATGGAATCACAAAGAACGGCAAAGTTATTAACTGGAGACGCTGCATCTATATGGAGTGCGCGGAGATGATAGACAGCTTTACGTGGAAGCATTGGAAAAACATCGATCAAGAGGCAGATTGGGACAACCTTCAAGTTGAGGTCGTTGATGTCTGGCACTTCGTTATGAGTCTGGCGATAGAGAACTACTCTCAGACCCTAAGAGGGCAGGTTGAAGATCTGGCAATAAACATCTCAGAGTCAAAGAGCTTTAAAAAGATAGACACGAAAGAGGAGCTTTTTGCAAAGCAGGATGATACCATTGAGAAGATAGAGTCGATCATGATAGATACCCTCTCAAGAGGTCCGCTTGACCTTGAAAAACTTATATCCGACTTCTTTGATCTTGTGGTTATGAGCGGTCTTAATCTGGAGAGCCTCTATAATCTCTATGTAGGAAAAAACATCCTAAACCAGTTTAGACAAGATAACGGCTATAAAGATGGCTCTTACATTAAAGTCTGGGCAGGAGAAGAGGATAACGTCATAATGAAGAGAATTTTAGAGCAAAACAGCGACATAAAACCCGATGAGCTTTATAAAGAGCTTACAAAACTCTACTTGGCGTTAAATAAGAGCTAA
- a CDS encoding thioredoxin family protein gives MRRLFIFLVLTAAMNLFAVEINWAKDYHEGIENAQKSEKPILFVSSSHACKYCVILDETTFRDARVVERLNRGFISVVSYSDERDYLPQELWRPGTPAIWFLMPSGQPMYEPLMGAMNAENFLKALSIVEEEFNKEKNKK, from the coding sequence ATGCGTAGATTGTTTATATTTTTGGTGCTTACAGCAGCGATGAATCTCTTTGCAGTGGAGATAAATTGGGCGAAAGATTATCATGAGGGCATTGAGAATGCACAAAAAAGCGAAAAACCGATACTTTTTGTCTCATCAAGCCACGCATGTAAATATTGTGTAATACTTGATGAGACCACATTTAGGGACGCAAGAGTAGTTGAGAGATTAAACAGAGGTTTTATTTCAGTGGTATCATACAGTGATGAGAGAGACTATCTGCCACAAGAGCTTTGGAGACCGGGAACTCCTGCTATCTGGTTTTTGATGCCAAGCGGTCAGCCGATGTATGAACCGCTAATGGGCGCTATGAACGCCGAGAATTTTCTAAAGGCACTCTCTATTGTCGAAGAAGAGTTTAACAAGGAAAAGAACAAAAAATGA
- the hisD gene encoding histidinol dehydrogenase — protein MIFTNSKSSSFKAEFSELLGRGKMDIESVTVIVGNIISEIKTDKDEALKRHIAKFDKWTPLKDEDLKISTESMKKAYDNIDEKLKSSLHLAYDRIKSYHEKQKPKSWFDTEANGTILGQKVTPVDSAGLYIPGGKAAYPSSLLMNVIPAQVAGVENIVVCTPTPDNEPNELLLAACHLCGVSDVYKVGGASAIAAMAYGTQSIPRVDVITGPGNIFVATAKKMVFGDVNIDMIAGPSEIGILADDSANASHMAIDMLSQAEHDEMASSILITPSQKLADEVKAELENWLLKLPRQEIARRSIEERGAIIVTSDMDEAVELMNQIAPEHLEVATMSPFELLGAIKHAGAIFLGHNTPEAIGDYVAGPNHTLPTGGTAKFYSPLGVENFMKKSSIISFSKSAINEIGEECALIANTEGLTAHELSVRVRLSN, from the coding sequence ATGATCTTTACAAATTCAAAAAGCAGCAGTTTTAAAGCGGAGTTCAGCGAGCTACTTGGGCGCGGTAAGATGGACATAGAGTCGGTTACTGTAATAGTCGGAAATATTATAAGCGAGATAAAAACAGATAAAGATGAGGCGCTTAAGAGACACATCGCAAAGTTTGACAAATGGACTCCGCTAAAAGATGAAGATCTTAAAATATCTACCGAGTCAATGAAAAAAGCGTATGACAATATTGACGAGAAGTTAAAAAGCTCTCTTCATCTGGCATACGATAGAATAAAAAGCTATCATGAAAAGCAGAAGCCTAAATCTTGGTTTGACACTGAAGCAAACGGTACTATTTTGGGTCAAAAAGTCACTCCCGTCGATAGTGCAGGTCTATATATTCCAGGTGGAAAAGCAGCATACCCATCTTCTCTTTTGATGAATGTGATCCCTGCTCAGGTCGCGGGAGTCGAAAATATAGTGGTCTGTACACCGACCCCTGATAATGAGCCAAATGAGCTTTTGCTTGCGGCATGTCATCTTTGCGGAGTAAGCGATGTTTATAAGGTAGGCGGAGCAAGCGCGATAGCGGCAATGGCATACGGAACGCAGAGCATACCTAGAGTAGATGTCATTACCGGACCGGGAAATATATTTGTTGCTACTGCAAAAAAGATGGTCTTTGGAGATGTAAATATAGATATGATCGCAGGACCTAGTGAGATAGGTATCTTGGCAGATGATAGCGCGAACGCCTCTCATATGGCAATCGATATGCTCTCTCAGGCAGAGCATGACGAGATGGCAAGCTCTATCTTGATAACTCCTTCGCAAAAGCTGGCAGATGAGGTAAAAGCAGAGCTTGAGAATTGGCTGTTGAAACTTCCTCGTCAAGAGATCGCTAGAAGGTCGATCGAAGAGAGAGGAGCGATAATAGTAACATCGGATATGGATGAGGCCGTAGAGCTTATGAACCAGATCGCACCTGAGCATCTAGAAGTTGCTACAATGTCGCCTTTTGAGCTGCTTGGAGCTATAAAACATGCGGGAGCTATCTTCTTAGGGCACAATACTCCTGAAGCTATAGGTGATTATGTCGCAGGTCCAAATCATACTCTTCCGACAGGCGGAACTGCAAAGTTCTATTCTCCTCTTGGAGTTGAAAACTTTATGAAAAAATCCTCTATTATCTCTTTTAGCAAATCTGCTATAAACGAGATAGGAGAAGAGTGCGCACTAATTGCAAATACGGAAGGGCTAACTGCACATGAACTCTCCGTCAGGGTAAGGCTTAGTAACTAA
- the nrfD gene encoding NrfD/PsrC family molybdoenzyme membrane anchor subunit produces MTHEILAATNAVVTLDAAIPGIVWPWLVTVNMWAKSIGTGVIFMLFLLLRMHPESVKNLRLPTAIVAFLFINIFLLFTLADLHQPFRMWHIFVYSSWSSAIAWGSFMASAFLGLLTLLAFLAYKKNNETFDKVLLWTTILAIPVTLYTAALMAQCTARELWQMPTESAQMILAALLAGSAAMILIGGNKLSDEAKNTLGVVLGLSALMAFIIYMAEYIFGPMKAEEIAAVVGYIQGDGPYAVMFWLGQWMTYILPMLFVLLSRAGKSDSILKLAAILALVGLAIVKHVWLIIPQLLPMS; encoded by the coding sequence ATGACACATGAAATTTTAGCAGCAACAAATGCTGTAGTTACATTAGATGCAGCAATCCCTGGGATAGTTTGGCCTTGGCTTGTAACAGTAAATATGTGGGCAAAGAGTATTGGTACCGGTGTTATTTTTATGCTTTTTTTGCTTCTTAGAATGCACCCTGAATCAGTCAAAAATTTAAGACTGCCGACAGCAATAGTTGCATTTTTATTTATTAATATCTTCTTATTGTTTACATTGGCAGACTTACATCAGCCGTTTAGAATGTGGCATATATTTGTTTACTCTAGTTGGTCATCGGCAATTGCATGGGGTTCATTTATGGCTTCAGCATTTTTGGGTCTATTGACGCTTCTTGCATTTCTTGCTTATAAGAAAAATAATGAAACATTTGACAAAGTGTTGTTATGGACTACTATTCTTGCGATACCAGTAACGCTATATACTGCTGCTCTTATGGCTCAGTGTACTGCACGTGAACTGTGGCAGATGCCTACAGAGTCGGCTCAAATGATTTTAGCAGCTCTTCTTGCAGGTTCTGCAGCTATGATCTTAATAGGTGGAAACAAACTTTCTGATGAAGCTAAAAATACTTTAGGTGTTGTTTTGGGACTTAGTGCTTTAATGGCATTTATAATCTATATGGCTGAGTATATATTTGGACCGATGAAAGCAGAAGAGATTGCTGCTGTTGTGGGTTATATTCAGGGAGACGGACCATACGCTGTAATGTTCTGGTTAGGTCAATGGATGACTTATATCTTACCAATGCTTTTTGTTCTTTTAAGCAGAGCAGGTAAAAGTGACAGTATTTTAAAGCTAGCGGCAATTTTAGCACTAGTAGGTCTTGCTATAGTTAAGCATGTATGGCTGATTATTCCACAATTATTACCAATGAGTTAG
- the purQ gene encoding phosphoribosylformylglycinamidine synthase I: MKVTILQFPGTNCEYDTQYAFEKLGAKTEILWHKSQSVPSDTDLLVVAGGFSYGDYLRSGAIAKFSPVMKAVSTYAKNGGKVLGICNGFQVLTEAGLLPGALKRNESLHFLSKHHHLKVISNDNIFLEELQNGDVVNIPIAHHDGNYYIDEDGLKELYDNNQVLLKYCDATGDDKNPNGSVDSIAGICNKEKNVFGLMPHPERAMESLLGSSDGVKMLQGFLKA; the protein is encoded by the coding sequence ATGAAAGTAACTATTTTACAGTTTCCCGGCACGAACTGCGAATATGATACACAATATGCCTTTGAGAAACTTGGCGCTAAAACAGAGATCTTATGGCATAAGTCGCAGAGTGTTCCATCAGACACGGACCTCTTAGTAGTTGCAGGCGGTTTTAGTTATGGAGATTATCTAAGAAGCGGTGCTATTGCAAAATTCTCTCCTGTTATGAAAGCTGTTAGCACTTATGCAAAAAACGGCGGAAAAGTTTTAGGCATCTGCAACGGTTTTCAGGTTCTAACGGAGGCTGGGCTTCTTCCGGGTGCTCTTAAGAGAAACGAAAGTTTGCACTTCCTATCAAAACACCATCATCTAAAAGTTATCAGCAACGATAATATATTTTTAGAAGAGCTTCAAAACGGTGATGTCGTAAATATCCCGATCGCTCACCATGACGGTAACTACTATATAGATGAAGATGGGTTAAAAGAGCTATACGACAATAATCAGGTTCTTCTAAAATATTGCGATGCAACCGGAGATGACAAGAATCCAAACGGAAGCGTAGACTCTATCGCAGGTATCTGCAATAAAGAGAAAAACGTTTTTGGTCTTATGCCTCACCCTGAGAGAGCTATGGAGAGCCTCCTTGGAAGCAGCGACGGCGTCAAGATGCTTCAAGGGTTTTTAAAAGCGTGA
- a CDS encoding ABC transporter ATP-binding protein yields the protein MSAILEVENLSFGYKKEHLLFENLSFSLKKGEIKAIVGASGAGKSTVFELILGNLKPLGGSVKSSFCSEVFQDPYSSFHPSYTLLNQIKDVAKVDEIKPYLKNINLDYELLLKLPHELSGGQLQRASILRAMLMKPELLLLDEPTSALDNVIQLEVMSMLVKHLDRMGMLLITHDLDLAKWCADEIIML from the coding sequence TTGAGTGCTATATTAGAAGTTGAAAATCTATCGTTTGGTTACAAAAAAGAGCATCTGCTTTTTGAGAATCTCTCATTTTCTCTTAAAAAAGGGGAGATAAAAGCGATAGTAGGAGCAAGCGGGGCAGGGAAGAGCACCGTTTTTGAACTTATCTTAGGCAACTTGAAGCCTCTTGGCGGAAGTGTCAAAAGCTCTTTTTGCTCTGAAGTGTTTCAAGATCCCTACAGCTCTTTTCACCCAAGCTATACGCTTTTAAATCAGATAAAAGATGTTGCAAAAGTTGATGAGATAAAGCCCTACTTAAAAAATATAAATCTCGATTATGAACTTCTTTTAAAACTTCCTCATGAACTCTCCGGCGGACAGCTTCAACGTGCTTCCATTCTTCGCGCCATGCTAATGAAACCAGAACTGCTCCTACTGGATGAACCTACTTCCGCACTTGACAATGTTATTCAGTTAGAGGTTATGAGCATGCTTGTAAAACACCTCGATAGAATGGGGATGCTTCTTATCACACACGATCTTGACCTTGCCAAGTGGTGTGCGGATGAGATAATTATGCTTTAA
- the purS gene encoding phosphoribosylformylglycinamidine synthase subunit PurS: MKVIVNVFLKAGVLDSQGKAVHHALESLHFDNVSDVRVGKQIVLKLDESDEVKAMADVTKMCEELLANTVIEDYNIELVK; the protein is encoded by the coding sequence ATGAAAGTTATAGTAAACGTATTTTTAAAAGCTGGTGTTTTAGATTCCCAAGGAAAAGCAGTGCATCACGCACTGGAGTCTCTGCACTTTGACAATGTAAGTGATGTACGCGTAGGAAAGCAGATAGTGTTAAAGCTTGATGAGAGCGATGAAGTAAAGGCGATGGCAGATGTTACAAAAATGTGCGAAGAGCTTCTTGCAAATACGGTAATTGAAGATTACAATATAGAGCTGGTAAAATGA
- a CDS encoding pyridoxamine 5'-phosphate oxidase family protein produces MSQNDLTKIESFLAKHHVLTLATSDGLELSACNLFYAYDAKRVSFVVASSDDTTHIKNIFKNSSVAGTVVLETKTVGKIEGVQFRGEFSEVEDDKLKKLYFKTFPYALAMSPKLWQIKVDHFKLTDNTLGFGKKIIWQASFL; encoded by the coding sequence ATGTCGCAAAATGATCTAACAAAGATAGAGTCGTTTTTAGCAAAGCACCATGTTCTGACTCTGGCTACATCAGATGGTCTAGAGCTTAGCGCGTGCAACCTTTTTTATGCCTATGATGCAAAAAGAGTCTCATTTGTGGTTGCAAGCAGCGATGATACTACACATATAAAAAACATCTTTAAAAATTCATCGGTTGCAGGAACTGTCGTTTTGGAGACGAAAACCGTAGGCAAGATAGAGGGAGTTCAGTTTAGGGGCGAGTTTTCAGAGGTTGAAGATGATAAGTTAAAAAAGCTCTATTTTAAAACTTTTCCATACGCTCTTGCGATGAGCCCAAAACTTTGGCAGATAAAAGTAGACCACTTCAAGCTAACCGACAATACTTTGGGGTTTGGCAAAAAGATTATTTGGCAGGCTTCTTTTCTTTAA
- a CDS encoding S41 family peptidase — translation MKNKKLLTLGFVSVTVALAMLFSTNLLAATDENKESKEASRLESLAKFTKVISIVEQYNVDDVTIEELMDKALEGMMSNLDAHSNYLTQKDYKNLKVQTNGEFGGLGITVGVRDGALTVIAPIEGTPADKAGIKAGDIILKINNESTLNMTIDEAVTIMRGKVGTPIELMIVREGENKPLTIKIVRGIITIESVYAKSIGNDIQYVRVTSFDKKVVDEVTKAIKKRKPTTKGIVLDLRNNPGGLLDQAVGLVDLFVDEGDIVSQKGRNRADDEIYSASSKNTITDVPLIVLVNGGSASASEIVSGSLQDHKRAIVVGQNTFGKGSVQVVLPITEEEAIKLTIARYYLPSGRTIQALGVKPDIEVFPGEVTVNKNEFAIKEADLKKHLEEELEKVEGKKEEEEAQKDSKYIITDEMINKDMQLKVGVDILKALIITKGL, via the coding sequence ATGAAAAACAAAAAGTTACTTACTCTTGGTTTTGTCTCTGTAACGGTTGCGTTAGCTATGCTCTTTTCCACAAATCTTCTTGCCGCTACGGATGAAAACAAGGAGAGCAAAGAGGCTTCCAGACTTGAGTCCTTGGCAAAATTCACAAAAGTCATAAGTATTGTAGAGCAGTATAATGTAGATGACGTAACAATCGAAGAGCTTATGGACAAAGCGCTAGAGGGGATGATGAGTAACTTAGATGCACACTCAAACTACCTTACCCAAAAAGATTATAAAAATTTAAAAGTCCAAACAAACGGTGAATTCGGCGGGCTTGGCATCACCGTAGGTGTCAGAGACGGTGCATTGACGGTAATAGCACCTATAGAGGGCACTCCAGCGGATAAAGCGGGAATAAAAGCCGGCGATATCATATTAAAAATAAACAATGAATCAACTCTTAACATGACTATAGATGAAGCGGTAACCATTATGAGAGGCAAGGTCGGCACGCCGATCGAGTTGATGATCGTAAGAGAGGGAGAGAATAAACCGCTCACCATTAAAATAGTTAGAGGCATCATCACCATAGAGTCGGTATATGCAAAATCTATCGGCAACGATATCCAATATGTACGCGTAACAAGCTTTGATAAAAAAGTGGTTGACGAAGTGACAAAAGCTATAAAAAAGAGAAAGCCGACAACAAAAGGAATTGTTCTGGATCTAAGAAACAATCCCGGAGGACTTCTTGATCAAGCGGTCGGACTTGTTGACCTTTTTGTTGATGAGGGAGATATAGTCTCACAAAAGGGAAGAAACAGAGCGGACGATGAGATATACTCTGCCAGTTCTAAAAACACTATAACTGATGTTCCGCTAATAGTTCTTGTTAACGGCGGCAGTGCAAGTGCAAGCGAGATCGTAAGCGGTTCTCTTCAGGACCACAAACGTGCTATAGTTGTTGGTCAAAACACCTTTGGAAAAGGGAGTGTTCAGGTTGTTCTTCCTATAACCGAAGAGGAGGCTATCAAGCTTACAATTGCCAGATACTATCTTCCAAGCGGTAGAACCATCCAAGCTCTTGGTGTAAAACCGGACATTGAGGTATTTCCAGGTGAAGTTACCGTAAACAAAAATGAATTTGCGATAAAAGAGGCTGACTTAAAGAAACATTTAGAAGAAGAACTGGAAAAGGTAGAGGGTAAGAAGGAAGAGGAAGAGGCTCAAAAAGACTCAAAATATATCATCACTGATGAGATGATAAACAAAGACATGCAGCTAAAAGTTGGTGTTGATATTTTAAAAGCATTAATCATTACAAAAGGACTATAA
- a CDS encoding shikimate kinase: MKNIILVGFMGVGKGSVAREVIKISDYISIDTDDLIESMENRSVKKIFEQSGETYFRDLEKRVSLWLQNSVSNTLISTGGGFYKQENLKDIGIVVFLNSPFDKILKRIKSHPNAPKKLKKRPLLNDLKKAKELYKERLPQYMAVADIVIDVTDKSALECAKELLEKVKEHA, translated from the coding sequence GTGAAAAATATTATTTTAGTCGGGTTTATGGGTGTCGGCAAAGGCAGTGTCGCCCGCGAGGTTATTAAAATATCTGACTACATATCTATAGATACGGATGATCTTATAGAGAGTATGGAGAACAGAAGCGTTAAGAAGATATTTGAACAGAGCGGTGAGACCTATTTTAGAGATCTTGAGAAGAGAGTCTCTTTATGGCTGCAAAACTCAGTAAGCAATACTCTTATATCAACCGGCGGCGGATTTTATAAGCAGGAGAATTTAAAAGATATAGGAATAGTTGTGTTTTTAAACTCTCCTTTTGATAAAATTCTAAAACGGATAAAAAGTCATCCAAACGCGCCTAAAAAACTTAAAAAAAGACCGCTTTTAAATGACTTGAAAAAGGCAAAAGAGCTCTATAAAGAGAGATTGCCTCAGTATATGGCCGTTGCGGATATTGTGATTGACGTAACAGACAAGAGCGCGTTAGAGTGCGCTAAAGAACTTCTAGAAAAGGTGAAAGAACATGCGTAG
- a CDS encoding hemerythrin domain-containing protein yields MSSIKEYLSRDHGRCDELFAAMEDAAAKSIEGAKAAYDEFAGETERHFQMEERVMFLEFEQKTGMTQGPTAMMRHEHTQMRNLISDMGKAIEAKDKDKFFGSSETLMILMQQHNMKEEQMLYTMAQQHLSAESERIVDMMRSMIVEQ; encoded by the coding sequence ATGAGCAGTATAAAAGAGTATTTATCGAGGGATCACGGTCGTTGCGACGAGCTGTTTGCAGCAATGGAAGATGCGGCGGCAAAGTCAATAGAGGGTGCAAAAGCAGCTTATGATGAGTTTGCAGGAGAGACTGAGAGACACTTTCAGATGGAAGAGCGCGTGATGTTCTTGGAGTTTGAACAAAAGACGGGGATGACACAAGGGCCGACTGCGATGATGAGACACGAGCATACGCAGATGAGAAATCTCATCTCTGACATGGGCAAAGCTATTGAAGCCAAAGATAAAGATAAGTTTTTTGGAAGCAGTGAGACATTGATGATATTGATGCAGCAGCACAATATGAAAGAGGAGCAGATGCTCTATACCATGGCGCAGCAGCACTTAAGCGCAGAGTCTGAGCGCATTGTAGATATGATGCGCTCAATGATCGTAGAGCAGTAG